The Spirochaetota bacterium genome has a segment encoding these proteins:
- a CDS encoding PD40 domain-containing protein → MNMNSSNKKLLMLYRVCFLFFLFLIGVFYWRCASHHDRGGGGGKSVSSACEKGHEPIKDNHEFGSPTKVTVTGFEGHAMEPFITRDGNYLFFNGLNDGKDTCLYYASRVDDATFTFAGKIEGANGNPPHLDAVPSMDQEGRFYFISKRRYDYDHTSLFSGNFLNGAVLDLDVQPGNIYKMTSGWIVMDAEINPDGNTLYFASAHFKGANVPDKADIGMARMVNGDFNIAADSAEILKRVNTEDRLEYAPSISSDGLELFFTRVNQCTSLPEILVVKRKFLREPFGTPERIGSLSGFVEAPSISHDRKTLYFHYRDNGVYAVFKVSR, encoded by the coding sequence ATGAACATGAATTCCTCGAACAAAAAACTATTAATGCTCTACCGTGTATGCTTCCTGTTTTTCCTGTTTCTCATCGGCGTGTTCTACTGGCGCTGCGCCAGCCATCATGATCGCGGCGGGGGCGGAGGCAAATCCGTGTCCTCGGCCTGCGAGAAGGGTCATGAGCCGATAAAGGACAACCATGAGTTCGGCAGTCCGACAAAGGTGACCGTCACCGGATTTGAGGGCCATGCCATGGAGCCTTTCATAACGCGGGACGGCAATTACCTGTTCTTCAACGGCCTTAACGACGGAAAGGATACCTGCCTGTATTACGCCAGCAGGGTCGATGACGCCACCTTTACCTTCGCGGGAAAGATCGAAGGGGCAAACGGCAATCCACCGCACCTTGACGCAGTTCCCAGCATGGACCAGGAGGGGCGGTTCTATTTCATATCCAAGCGCAGATATGATTATGACCATACCAGCCTTTTCAGCGGCAATTTCCTGAACGGCGCCGTTCTGGACCTGGATGTTCAGCCCGGGAATATCTATAAGATGACGTCCGGATGGATCGTCATGGACGCAGAGATTAACCCTGACGGTAACACGCTCTACTTTGCCAGCGCCCATTTTAAGGGGGCCAATGTCCCGGACAAGGCCGATATCGGGATGGCGCGGATGGTAAACGGCGATTTTAACATTGCCGCCGATTCCGCGGAGATCTTGAAGAGAGTCAATACCGAAGACCGCCTCGAGTACGCTCCCTCGATCAGCAGTGACGGACTCGAGCTCTTCTTCACCCGCGTCAATCAATGCACCTCGCTGCCTGAGATACTGGTGGTGAAGAGAAAATTTCTTAGGGAGCCCTTCGGCACGCCGGAGCGTATCGGTTCATTGTCGGGCTTCGTGGAAGCGCCATCCATCTCCCATGACAGGAAAACCCTCTACTTTCATTACCGGGACAACGGTGTATACGCCGTCTTCAAGGTCTCCCGGTAA
- a CDS encoding DUF5009 domain-containing protein: MNIATGEDKRLPSLDLFRGITIAAMILVNNQGNWNAVYPAFRHAAWHGWLGADFVFPFFLFAVGSSIHVSFSSRLRAGTGRGALFKKAARRTVILIVLGLILNLFPFFNFETLRIPGVLQRIGLCYFFASIIYLYGGKQLLIWITAALLLFYGALILWVTPQGFGHGSLDPCCNLPGFVDGALFPGHTYEHAPVPGFDPEGLLTTIPAIASAMMGIFAAAAAERSMAGTLRRWIIPCAGGLMVAAGMILDLFIPINKNLWTPSYVLFMGGLALIIFFICHYLCDVRRSRAAAAPFLILGRNALAAYLLSSLAGKAMISFYVKCQEAPITIKSCIFTHVFAPWFEPATASILYAAAYLMLWWGFMYILYRKKIIVKL, translated from the coding sequence ATGAATATCGCCACCGGTGAAGACAAACGGCTCCCTTCCCTGGACCTGTTCCGCGGGATAACCATTGCCGCCATGATCCTGGTCAACAACCAGGGAAACTGGAACGCCGTGTATCCGGCCTTCCGCCATGCCGCGTGGCACGGCTGGCTCGGGGCGGATTTCGTGTTCCCCTTCTTTCTCTTTGCCGTGGGCTCGAGCATCCACGTTTCCTTCTCATCGCGCCTCAGGGCCGGCACCGGGCGGGGAGCCCTCTTTAAGAAAGCAGCCAGGCGCACTGTCATTCTGATCGTGCTGGGGCTTATACTGAACCTTTTCCCATTTTTTAATTTTGAAACACTCCGCATCCCCGGCGTACTCCAGAGGATCGGTCTCTGCTATTTTTTCGCTTCAATTATATATCTGTATGGGGGTAAGCAGTTGCTGATCTGGATCACAGCGGCGCTGCTTCTCTTCTACGGCGCCCTTATCCTGTGGGTCACGCCCCAGGGCTTCGGCCACGGCTCCCTGGACCCCTGCTGCAATCTTCCCGGCTTCGTTGATGGCGCCCTGTTCCCGGGCCATACCTATGAACACGCCCCGGTTCCCGGTTTCGATCCCGAGGGGCTCCTCACGACGATTCCCGCCATTGCCAGCGCCATGATGGGAATATTTGCCGCCGCCGCAGCTGAAAGGTCCATGGCCGGGACCCTGCGCCGCTGGATCATCCCCTGCGCGGGGGGCCTTATGGTGGCAGCCGGCATGATACTGGACCTGTTCATCCCCATCAACAAGAACCTCTGGACCCCGAGCTATGTTCTCTTCATGGGCGGCCTGGCCTTAATCATTTTCTTTATCTGCCATTATCTCTGCGACGTCAGGAGATCCCGCGCGGCTGCGGCGCCCTTCCTGATCCTCGGGAGGAACGCCCTTGCGGCATACTTACTCTCCTCCCTGGCCGGCAAGGCCATGATATCATTTTACGTGAAATGCCAGGAAGCTCCGATAACCATAAAGAGCTGCATATTTACCCATGTCTTTGCCCCTTGGTTTGAACCGGCGACAGCCTCTATCCTTTACGCAGCGGCGTATCTCATGCTCTGGTGGGGCTTCATGTACATCCTCTACCGGAAGAAAATTATTGTCAAACTGTAA
- a CDS encoding glycogen/starch/alpha-glucan phosphorylase, translating to MPKKTSTGTKLTTTTNELQGRDIESLKKSFIHHMEYSLAKDEYSATKHDRYKSLALLARDRLVERWIETQQSYYRNDAKRIYYLSLEFLMGRALGNCLMNEGIYDEAGQALRQLGYDLEELRETEWDAGLGNGGLGRLAACFMDSMATLGLPAYGYGIRYEYGIFFQQIVQGYQAESPDNWLRYGNPWEFERPEDLYPVKFYGKINQYSDDKGRFRSDWVDAEEIMAMAYDTPIPGYRTNTVNTMRLWSAKSTRDFNLDFFNYGDYHLAVAEKDHSEIISKVLYPNDNVIQGKELRFKQEYFFVSATLQDIVRRYRKNHDNYDQFADKVAIQLNDTHPAIAIPELMHILVDRDGLDWEEAWEITVKIFGYTNHTILPEALEQWPVSLIERVLPRHIQIIYEINRRFLDSINRAFPNDPGRLSRMSIIAEGPEKQVRMANLAIAGSHSVNGVAALHTEILKTSVFRDFHQIWPEKFNNKTNGITQRRWLRLCNPGLSALISSRIGEGWTTDLYELKKLVPLADDAAFRQEWQSVKAENKKFLALYIWTHNRIRVNPDSIFDCHVKRMHEYKRQLLNVLHVITLYNRITGGMKGSVVPRTIIFGGKSAPGYFFAKLVIKLINAVADIVNNDPRVGESLKVVFIRNYCVSNAEKIIPAADLSEQISTAGTEASGTGNMKFALNGALTIGTLDGANIEICEEVGGENIFIFGLTAGEVEKMKSEWYDPRRFYDSNPEIRQAVDMIGNGFFSRDQPDLFRPVAEALLGRGDQYMRLADYESYVACQERVSKTFLDAEAWTRMSILNVAAMGKFSTDRTIREYADEIWGVKQVRVK from the coding sequence ATGCCCAAAAAAACTTCTACGGGAACAAAGCTTACCACCACCACGAACGAGCTCCAGGGCAGGGACATCGAATCCCTGAAGAAATCATTCATCCACCATATGGAATACTCCCTGGCCAAAGACGAGTACTCGGCGACGAAGCACGACCGCTACAAGAGCCTGGCCCTCCTCGCCCGGGACCGACTGGTGGAGCGCTGGATCGAAACACAGCAATCCTATTACCGGAACGACGCGAAGCGGATCTACTACCTCTCCCTGGAATTCCTCATGGGCCGGGCCCTGGGGAACTGCCTGATGAACGAGGGAATTTACGATGAAGCGGGCCAGGCCCTCCGCCAGCTCGGCTATGACCTGGAGGAGCTCCGCGAAACGGAATGGGACGCGGGCCTCGGGAACGGCGGCCTAGGCCGCCTTGCGGCCTGCTTCATGGACTCCATGGCGACCCTGGGGCTCCCGGCCTACGGCTACGGCATCCGCTATGAATACGGGATCTTCTTCCAGCAGATCGTGCAGGGATACCAGGCGGAATCGCCGGACAACTGGCTCCGCTACGGCAATCCATGGGAATTCGAGCGTCCCGAAGACCTCTACCCGGTCAAATTTTACGGCAAGATAAACCAGTACTCCGACGACAAGGGGCGGTTCCGGAGCGACTGGGTGGACGCCGAGGAAATCATGGCCATGGCCTACGACACGCCGATCCCCGGATATCGCACCAATACCGTCAACACCATGCGACTCTGGTCCGCCAAGTCGACACGGGATTTCAACCTCGATTTTTTCAACTATGGCGATTATCACCTGGCCGTGGCCGAAAAGGACCACTCCGAGATCATTTCCAAGGTGCTCTATCCCAACGACAACGTCATACAGGGGAAGGAGCTGCGGTTCAAGCAGGAATACTTTTTCGTGTCCGCAACCCTGCAGGATATCGTGCGCCGCTACCGGAAAAACCACGACAACTACGATCAATTCGCCGACAAGGTGGCCATCCAGCTCAACGACACGCACCCCGCCATCGCCATACCGGAGCTCATGCACATCCTTGTCGACCGGGACGGTCTGGACTGGGAAGAGGCCTGGGAGATCACGGTGAAGATCTTCGGCTATACCAACCACACCATTCTCCCGGAAGCCCTGGAACAGTGGCCGGTATCCCTCATCGAGCGGGTCTTGCCGCGTCATATCCAGATCATATACGAAATCAACCGGCGGTTTCTCGACAGCATCAACCGGGCGTTTCCGAACGACCCGGGCCGCCTTTCCCGCATGTCCATCATCGCCGAAGGGCCCGAAAAGCAGGTAAGGATGGCGAACCTGGCCATTGCCGGAAGCCATTCGGTGAACGGCGTCGCCGCCCTCCATACCGAGATACTGAAAACCAGCGTCTTCCGCGACTTTCACCAGATCTGGCCGGAAAAGTTCAACAACAAAACCAACGGCATCACCCAGCGCCGGTGGCTCCGGCTCTGCAACCCGGGGCTTTCAGCCCTTATATCCTCGCGGATCGGCGAAGGGTGGACCACGGATCTCTATGAGCTTAAAAAGCTCGTCCCCCTGGCTGACGACGCCGCGTTCCGGCAGGAGTGGCAGAGCGTAAAAGCCGAGAACAAGAAATTCCTGGCATTGTACATCTGGACGCACAACAGGATCAGGGTCAATCCGGACTCGATCTTCGACTGCCATGTCAAGCGGATGCACGAGTACAAGCGGCAGCTCCTGAACGTGCTCCACGTGATAACACTCTACAACCGCATCACCGGCGGCATGAAGGGATCAGTCGTTCCCCGCACCATCATCTTCGGGGGAAAATCGGCGCCGGGATACTTTTTCGCGAAACTCGTCATCAAGCTCATCAACGCGGTGGCTGACATCGTCAATAACGATCCCCGCGTGGGAGAATCCCTTAAGGTCGTCTTTATCCGCAATTACTGCGTATCCAACGCCGAAAAGATCATTCCCGCCGCGGACCTGTCCGAGCAGATATCCACGGCCGGCACCGAGGCCTCCGGCACCGGCAACATGAAGTTCGCCCTGAACGGGGCCCTCACCATCGGCACCCTGGACGGCGCGAACATCGAGATATGTGAAGAGGTGGGTGGCGAGAACATATTCATCTTCGGACTGACGGCGGGGGAAGTGGAAAAAATGAAATCGGAATGGTACGATCCCAGGCGCTTCTACGATTCAAACCCGGAAATCCGCCAGGCCGTGGACATGATCGGCAACGGCTTCTTCTCCAGGGATCAGCCGGACCTGTTCCGCCCTGTCGCGGAGGCCCTCCTTGGCCGGGGCGACCAGTATATGCGCCTGGCCGACTATGAATCGTATGTTGCCTGCCAGGAACGGGTGAGCAAAACCTTCCTGGACGCCGAGGCCTGGACGCGGATGTCCATCCTGAACGTAGCCGCCATGGGAAAGTTCTCCACCGACCGCACCATACGGGAGTACGCCGACGAGATCTGGGGCGTCAAGCAGGTACGGGTGAAGTGA